A genomic stretch from Desulfolutivibrio sulfodismutans DSM 3696 includes:
- a CDS encoding AAA family ATPase — translation MSTSETLVNTAPLPGGVAPLQNVALCLGALDKAAKRPGHLPGLVVLYGPSGYGKSTSAAYVATRTDAYYVEARSSWTKKAMLESILTSMDIRRGRTIQPARTISAMVDQAAEQLARSGRPLIIDEMDHVVDRNAVELVRDLYEASRAAILLIGEEQLPGKLSAWERFHGRILDWVAAQPADLDDARALRDMYCDRVRVADDLLADLVAVARGSVRRICVNLERVQEQGQLDGVDVMDRAAWGGRPLYTGEAPRRRS, via the coding sequence GTGTCAACATCCGAGACGCTTGTCAACACCGCCCCGCTGCCCGGCGGGGTGGCCCCCCTGCAAAACGTGGCCTTGTGCCTGGGCGCGCTGGACAAGGCGGCCAAGCGGCCGGGGCATCTGCCGGGGCTGGTAGTCCTGTATGGGCCGTCCGGCTACGGCAAATCCACCTCGGCGGCCTACGTGGCCACGCGCACCGACGCCTACTACGTGGAAGCCCGGTCCTCCTGGACCAAAAAGGCCATGCTGGAGTCGATCCTTACCAGCATGGACATCCGCCGGGGCCGCACCATCCAGCCTGCACGGACCATCAGCGCCATGGTGGATCAGGCGGCCGAACAGTTGGCGAGATCCGGACGCCCGCTGATCATCGATGAGATGGACCATGTGGTGGACCGCAATGCCGTGGAGCTGGTGCGAGACCTGTACGAGGCCAGCCGCGCGGCCATCCTGCTCATCGGCGAGGAGCAGCTTCCGGGGAAATTGTCGGCCTGGGAACGCTTCCACGGCCGCATCCTGGACTGGGTGGCTGCCCAGCCTGCGGACCTGGATGACGCCCGGGCCTTGCGGGACATGTACTGCGACCGGGTGCGGGTGGCGGACGATCTGCTGGCCGATCTGGTGGCCGTGGCCCGGGGCAGCGTCCGGCGCATCTGCGTGAACCTGGAGCGCGTCCAGGAGCAGGGGCAGCTTGACGGCGTGGACGTGATGGACCGGGCGGCCTGGGGCGGCCGTCCGCTCTATACGGGCGAGGCCCCGCGCCGGAGGTCGTGA
- a CDS encoding DDE-type integrase/transposase/recombinase: MDQVTAKNIAQALHVTERAAQKRAETESWPFDEVTCRGGRRRLYRLDSLPSDVRVALAGVAASEAATAGRMEALRLSLDENLTARAATAARQSGLARYVCLNDTAKGRASAKAAVLAAYQQFLASSGLAPSTARAVFAAQYSRGQIAVDQDVREDVPRVSPGTLRNWETALTTGGLARLAGNYGHRRGSGLASRPEVAEFITAMLTDHPHASSKHIRRGLISRFGEAEAPSLRALQRFVETWKRANSSAFLKISNPDKWRSTYQCAFGSASADVVRLNQRWEIDSTKGDVMLADGKRHNVVQIIDVYSRRVVYHVSRTSSAAAVAACLRRAVLAWGAPEELVTDNGSDYVSRRITDALLGLGITQRIAPPFTPEAKPHVERAFGTFSHDLVELLPGYIGHNVAERQDIEARKSFAQRLGKAGETVSLDMSPEDFQAICDRWAEDIYARDPHEGLGGKSPLKVAADWRLPVARPDARALDVLLSAPADGDSWRTVRKKGLKIDGRWHIHAALGPIIGQRVRVLLDESDVGAVYVFAEAASGEMEFICRAVDPATAGISRQEIAAAKAAQKKAVAEETAKLRASSKTHSTKDIAREILHDAAAKAGKLTVLPPPTLPHETPMLREAGQAARATDAPTPRPATEAEQTARAALAEDMRQAATVHQLPESPRQRYARWRELDSAIQAGTAVTQKDRKWWESYRRTSECSAQAMLREMVPGQAAGAQ; this comes from the coding sequence ATGGACCAGGTCACGGCAAAAAACATCGCGCAGGCGCTCCATGTGACAGAGCGGGCAGCGCAAAAGCGGGCGGAAACCGAGTCCTGGCCGTTTGACGAGGTGACCTGCCGGGGCGGACGCCGCCGCCTGTACCGCCTGGACAGCCTGCCCTCTGACGTGCGGGTGGCGCTGGCCGGGGTGGCCGCTTCGGAGGCGGCCACGGCCGGGCGGATGGAGGCCCTGCGGCTCTCCCTGGACGAGAACCTGACCGCGCGGGCGGCCACGGCGGCGCGGCAGTCCGGGCTGGCCCGGTATGTGTGCTTAAATGACACGGCCAAGGGCCGGGCGTCGGCCAAGGCGGCCGTGTTGGCGGCCTACCAGCAGTTTCTGGCCTCGTCGGGGCTGGCCCCGTCCACGGCCCGGGCGGTGTTCGCGGCGCAGTACAGCCGGGGGCAGATTGCGGTGGACCAGGACGTGCGCGAGGACGTGCCCCGCGTCTCCCCGGGGACGCTGCGCAATTGGGAAACGGCGCTCACCACCGGCGGTCTGGCCCGGCTGGCGGGCAACTACGGACACCGGCGCGGCTCGGGACTGGCCTCTCGGCCGGAGGTGGCCGAGTTCATCACCGCCATGCTCACGGACCATCCCCACGCCTCATCCAAGCACATCCGGCGCGGGTTGATCTCCCGGTTCGGCGAGGCCGAGGCTCCCAGCCTGCGCGCCCTGCAACGGTTCGTGGAAACCTGGAAGCGCGCCAACTCCTCGGCATTCCTTAAAATTTCCAACCCGGACAAGTGGCGCTCCACGTACCAGTGCGCGTTCGGATCGGCCTCGGCGGACGTTGTGCGGCTCAATCAGCGGTGGGAGATCGACAGCACAAAGGGCGACGTGATGCTTGCCGACGGGAAGCGGCACAACGTGGTGCAGATCATCGACGTTTACTCGCGTCGGGTGGTTTACCACGTCTCCCGCACGTCCTCGGCCGCCGCCGTGGCCGCCTGCCTGCGCCGGGCCGTCCTGGCCTGGGGGGCGCCCGAGGAGCTGGTGACGGACAACGGCTCGGACTATGTGTCCCGGCGCATCACGGACGCCCTGCTGGGCCTGGGCATCACGCAACGCATCGCCCCGCCGTTCACGCCCGAGGCAAAACCGCATGTGGAGCGGGCCTTCGGGACATTCTCCCATGATCTGGTCGAGCTTTTGCCAGGGTACATCGGCCATAACGTGGCCGAACGCCAGGACATCGAGGCCCGGAAGTCGTTTGCCCAGCGGCTGGGCAAGGCCGGGGAGACCGTCTCCCTGGACATGAGTCCGGAGGATTTCCAGGCCATTTGCGACCGCTGGGCGGAAGACATCTATGCCCGTGATCCCCACGAGGGGCTGGGCGGCAAGTCTCCCTTGAAGGTGGCGGCGGACTGGCGGTTGCCGGTGGCGCGGCCGGACGCCCGCGCCCTGGACGTGCTGCTCTCCGCTCCGGCGGACGGGGATTCCTGGCGCACGGTGCGCAAGAAGGGCCTCAAGATTGATGGGCGCTGGCACATCCATGCCGCCCTGGGACCGATCATCGGGCAGCGGGTGCGGGTGCTGTTGGACGAATCCGACGTGGGGGCCGTGTATGTGTTCGCCGAGGCGGCCTCGGGCGAGATGGAATTCATCTGCCGGGCGGTGGACCCCGCCACGGCGGGCATTTCTCGGCAGGAGATCGCGGCGGCCAAGGCGGCCCAGAAAAAGGCCGTGGCCGAAGAAACGGCGAAACTACGGGCCTCCAGCAAAACGCACTCCACGAAGGACATTGCCCGGGAAATCCTGCACGACGCGGCGGCCAAGGCGGGCAAATTGACCGTGCTGCCGCCCCCCACGCTCCCCCACGAAACCCCCATGCTGCGCGAGGCCGGGCAGGCGGCCCGGGCCACGGACGCGCCCACGCCCAGACCCGCCACCGAGGCCGAACAGACGGCCCGGGCGGCGCTGGCCGAGGACATGCGGCAGGCGGCCACGGTGCATCAGCTCCCGGAATCGCCGCGCCAGCGGTACGCGCGGTGGCGTGAGCTTGACTCGGCCATCCAGGCGGGCACGGCCGTGACGCAAAAGGATCGCAAGTGGTGGGAGAGCTACCGCCGGACATCGGAATGTTCCGCCCAGGCCATGCTGCGGGAGATGGTCCCGGGGCAGGCGGCCGGGGCGCAGTAA
- a CDS encoding helix-turn-helix domain-containing protein, whose product MKGRKVKAWLVLRGTKISDVARAVGVDHSLVSHFLAGRRRADVVRNYLEQIGCPVEYLGKRKEAA is encoded by the coding sequence GTGAAGGGTCGTAAGGTCAAGGCGTGGCTGGTGCTGCGCGGGACCAAGATTTCGGATGTGGCCCGGGCGGTCGGCGTGGACCACAGTCTGGTGTCGCATTTTCTGGCCGGGAGGCGTCGGGCGGACGTGGTGCGCAACTACCTGGAGCAGATCGGGTGTCCGGTCGAGTACCTGGGAAAAAGGAAGGAGGCGGCGTGA
- a CDS encoding XRE family transcriptional regulator, whose translation MNDKTPSGLPSGLQAESPNQEKFASRLRSKREELGLTQQDLATKIGVSLTSIQNYEAGRIPRGEHLIALSRELSCSIDWILTGDTSLSTPKGSQEADQAPAEDVQRSGYTLIPKVKARLNAGTGSLETSAETIGHYAFKTQFLKRKGNSTRMVLMDIHGDSMNPVLEDRDTVLIDESQNEILSGCMFAVGVDDAVFVKYVDCEPGMLILRSRNERYKPIEVPMTGDLADTVRIIGRVVWSCREYGG comes from the coding sequence ATGAACGATAAAACCCCTTCGGGCTTGCCTTCGGGCTTGCAGGCGGAAAGCCCGAACCAAGAAAAGTTTGCCTCACGTCTGCGGTCAAAGCGGGAAGAGTTGGGTTTGACCCAGCAAGATTTGGCAACAAAGATAGGGGTTAGTCTGACGTCCATTCAGAATTATGAGGCCGGACGCATCCCGCGTGGAGAGCACCTCATTGCCCTTTCCAGAGAGTTATCATGCTCAATTGATTGGATTTTAACAGGGGATACGTCGCTCTCAACGCCAAAAGGCAGCCAGGAGGCCGACCAAGCGCCAGCAGAAGACGTACAGAGAAGTGGCTACACCCTGATTCCAAAGGTAAAAGCAAGGCTGAACGCTGGAACCGGAAGCCTGGAGACGAGCGCGGAAACCATAGGCCATTATGCGTTCAAGACACAATTCCTCAAACGGAAAGGAAACTCCACGAGAATGGTCCTCATGGACATCCACGGCGACAGCATGAATCCAGTATTGGAAGATCGAGACACTGTATTGATTGACGAAAGTCAAAACGAAATACTATCCGGCTGCATGTTCGCTGTCGGAGTCGATGACGCGGTATTTGTCAAATACGTGGATTGTGAGCCAGGAATGCTGATTCTGCGCAGCCGTAACGAGCGTTACAAGCCCATCGAAGTTCCCATGACCGGCGATCTGGCGGACACCGTCCGCATCATCGGCCGCGTGGTCTGGTCCTGCCGGGAGTACGGCGGCTAA
- a CDS encoding abortive infection family protein, with protein sequence MHDEELAENKVTEITRRNIFDYLSIQRIYWSGRLDETNFLARLFDLHTLPSTDTRFQNAFGDIWQHRINNNDWEDDWIFTDSRFSLLRCKDELFLKFLCEVIHPVVRPDSDEATRICEEFNNHLKHDGYHIAETTRISGKPVFTAKELIHLRTPSLETAKQSFKNIDESYLSQQITRMETAIVPDPGLAIGTAKELIETICKTVIVRHGESYPDNSKIPNLVRQTTKLLKLTPDSISNEIKAAQTIKSILGSLAIITQGMAELRNSYGTGHGKEAGTKGLTTRHARLVVGAATTLAVFLWDTYIEKQDQHKY encoded by the coding sequence ATGCATGACGAAGAATTAGCAGAGAATAAAGTTACCGAAATAACTCGTCGCAATATCTTTGATTATCTATCGATACAACGTATATATTGGTCTGGTCGTCTTGATGAAACAAATTTTCTTGCTCGACTGTTTGATCTCCATACATTGCCGTCGACAGATACTAGATTTCAGAATGCTTTTGGTGACATTTGGCAACATCGAATAAATAATAATGATTGGGAAGACGATTGGATTTTTACTGATTCACGGTTTAGCTTGTTGCGATGCAAAGATGAGCTGTTTCTTAAGTTCTTATGTGAAGTGATTCATCCTGTGGTTCGACCAGACAGTGATGAAGCTACCCGAATATGCGAAGAGTTTAATAACCATCTCAAGCATGATGGCTACCATATAGCGGAAACTACAAGGATTTCAGGAAAGCCGGTCTTTACCGCAAAGGAACTTATCCACCTACGCACTCCAAGTTTAGAGACTGCTAAGCAATCATTCAAAAACATTGACGAATCGTACTTAAGTCAGCAAATAACTCGAATGGAGACAGCAATAGTTCCTGATCCTGGACTTGCAATTGGAACGGCAAAAGAGTTGATAGAAACGATTTGTAAGACGGTCATTGTCAGACATGGCGAATCATATCCTGATAACTCGAAAATTCCAAATCTAGTTCGGCAAACAACAAAGCTGCTAAAACTTACTCCAGATAGTATTTCAAACGAAATTAAAGCTGCTCAAACTATAAAAAGTATCCTTGGTAGCCTTGCCATAATAACTCAAGGAATGGCTGAACTCAGAAATAGTTATGGAACAGGGCATGGTAAAGAGGCTGGGACAAAAGGCCTCACTACACGTCATGCAAGACTTGTCGTTGGAGCAGCAACAACTCTAGCAGTTTTTTTATGGGATACTTACATAGAGAAACAAGATCAACATAAATATTAG
- a CDS encoding IS5 family transposase, producing MSERNSKKPGIADYVVSHRRHKECFLDEIDRLIDWKPFEKLLRKKLSRVVNAVGNPAYAPLPMFKILLLQRWYNLSDAAVEECLYDRLSFVRFVGLSLDHDEVPDSSTICRFRQSLLEKNVLKRLLDKLNHQLQRRGLLVREGAIVDASVITSSRRPLKVIDILPEDREEDDDEASDVTISYSDDADAAWLRKGNRAYYGYKVHAATDSRDGFLLGGHVTPANRSDTQEFVDILDEIGPMPGGRIYADKGYSSQLNRHVLQARRLADGIMHKAARNRALNPAEKAANRQVSSVRSRVERAFGTLKRGYGFFRTRYLGVAKVELEFLLNAMAFNLKKAVLKAGC from the coding sequence ATGAGCGAGCGCAATTCCAAAAAGCCCGGTATTGCCGACTACGTCGTGTCCCATCGCAGGCACAAGGAATGCTTTCTGGATGAGATTGATCGCCTCATTGATTGGAAGCCGTTTGAGAAGCTTCTTCGAAAAAAGCTCAGCCGAGTCGTCAATGCCGTTGGTAATCCTGCATATGCACCGTTGCCGATGTTTAAAATCCTTCTGCTCCAGAGGTGGTACAACCTGAGCGACGCGGCGGTGGAGGAATGCTTGTACGATCGGTTGTCCTTTGTCCGATTCGTGGGCCTTTCCCTTGATCATGACGAGGTGCCCGATTCCTCGACCATTTGCCGGTTTCGGCAGAGCCTGCTTGAAAAAAACGTCTTGAAGCGGCTTCTGGACAAACTCAACCATCAACTCCAGCGGCGCGGCTTACTGGTACGTGAAGGAGCCATCGTGGACGCGAGCGTCATCACCTCCTCGCGCCGCCCCCTCAAAGTAATCGATATTCTTCCCGAAGATCGCGAGGAAGATGACGACGAGGCGTCGGACGTAACCATCAGCTACTCCGATGACGCCGATGCGGCCTGGTTGCGCAAAGGGAACCGGGCTTATTACGGCTACAAAGTCCATGCGGCCACGGACAGCCGGGACGGCTTTCTCCTCGGCGGCCATGTCACGCCCGCCAACCGTTCGGATACGCAGGAATTCGTGGATATTCTTGATGAGATTGGCCCCATGCCAGGGGGCCGCATCTATGCGGACAAGGGATACAGCAGCCAGTTGAACAGGCATGTGCTCCAAGCTCGGAGACTTGCCGACGGCATCATGCATAAGGCCGCTCGCAACCGTGCGCTGAACCCCGCCGAAAAAGCGGCAAATCGTCAAGTTAGCAGCGTCCGGTCGAGGGTGGAACGGGCTTTCGGAACGCTCAAAAGAGGTTATGGCTTCTTCCGGACGCGTTACCTGGGGGTAGCCAAGGTTGAACTTGAATTTTTACTCAACGCTATGGCTTTCAACTTGAAAAAAGCGGTGCTCAAAGCGGGATGTTGA
- a CDS encoding YihY/virulence factor BrkB family protein: MNTTALDILRTARAATRDFFRHQGLTQAAALAFYALISFIPMGFLLISLHGMLVGDTWEAQLLVKRHLGEVAPWADDLLVGRMRRLVWAAPHLRWPSLVFIAWTSCLFFSALRATLRHPWKGGEERAPLLRRAAAWLGGPVVSGLLTAVLTGLLVLANTSEEIFPSGRLWGEALRVVWSLCCLATLFFCIYALGLPHIRPLRAAGPLCLGLAVAAYAVTAVFTWFVTAMPRYNMVYGSLAGAVLFVLWLHYSTAVILWGGHFLRIWRQGHAPKKYGRWFRLRRKRKD, encoded by the coding sequence ATGAATACGACCGCACTCGATATCCTCCGCACCGCCCGGGCGGCCACCCGGGATTTTTTTCGCCACCAGGGCCTGACCCAAGCGGCGGCGTTGGCGTTTTACGCCCTGATCTCGTTTATCCCCATGGGATTTTTGCTCATTTCCCTGCATGGGATGCTGGTGGGGGATACCTGGGAGGCCCAGCTCCTGGTGAAGCGGCATCTGGGCGAGGTGGCGCCGTGGGCGGACGATCTGCTGGTCGGGCGCATGCGGCGATTGGTGTGGGCCGCGCCGCATCTGCGCTGGCCGAGCCTGGTCTTTATCGCCTGGACGTCCTGCCTGTTTTTTTCGGCGCTGCGGGCCACCTTGCGGCATCCCTGGAAGGGCGGCGAGGAGCGGGCGCCGCTGCTGCGGCGGGCGGCGGCCTGGTTGGGCGGACCGGTGGTCAGCGGGCTTTTGACGGCGGTGCTTACGGGGCTTTTGGTCCTGGCCAATACCTCGGAGGAGATTTTTCCCAGCGGGCGGCTGTGGGGGGAGGCCTTGCGAGTGGTATGGTCGCTTTGCTGCCTGGCCACGCTGTTTTTTTGCATCTATGCCCTGGGCCTGCCGCATATCCGGCCGCTGCGGGCGGCGGGACCGCTGTGCCTGGGGCTGGCCGTGGCGGCCTATGCGGTGACGGCGGTTTTCACCTGGTTCGTGACGGCCATGCCGCGCTACAACATGGTCTACGGGTCGTTGGCCGGGGCGGTGCTGTTCGTTTTGTGGCTGCACTACAGCACGGCGGTCATCCTCTGGGGCGGGCATTTTCTGCGCATCTGGCGGCAGGGGCACGCCCCGAAAAAGTATGGGCGGTGGTTTCGACTGCGGCGCAAGAGAAAGGACTGA
- a CDS encoding flagellar hook protein FlgE — MGLSSSMWAGVTGLLAHGQRMGLISNNLANVNTVAYKGSNMYFEDLISQNIGTSAGVAQIGTGVTIGAVYADLSQGGFETTTDALDMAIGGNGYYIVKEKTSTGENGQALSSGNLTSYYTRAGNFRFDNDGYLVDTNGYVVQGWEVDSAKVRSNEALGITTTQVPIKGSIKDIKLDQFQIPAQATQNMTVTTQLDSAETDHATSTTDPFFAMATQWDGQNVLDDEDALADTAFAYQTTMKVYDQNGTSHNITIYYDKVTVSNSGGKSYWEYIVTCDPLEDGRTLPDSNGGLAVSTTATAGLLMMGTLTFDASGNLENTSAYTLSSTATVSGGGVNLTEWEPAEISTSGYPVFTANFRSVSNGSATDSANAINIALNMGIRNTGGFVGGATTAAGVGTSQTNLTGFNSATTKFNSNITTSNSTSSTTLFNSQDGYTAGMLTGVSVDQDGVLTGTFSNGQTMELYAIALADFSNSYGLSRAGSNLFTETIDSGQPTTGRANTGRLGTISGNTLETSNVDLASEMVDMILTQRGFQANSKTITTVDTMLAEVIQLKR, encoded by the coding sequence ATGGGACTGAGTTCTTCCATGTGGGCCGGGGTGACGGGACTGCTTGCCCATGGGCAGCGGATGGGGCTTATCAGCAACAATTTAGCGAACGTGAACACCGTGGCCTATAAGGGATCCAACATGTATTTCGAGGATCTCATCAGCCAGAATATCGGGACGTCGGCCGGCGTCGCCCAGATCGGCACCGGCGTGACCATCGGCGCCGTCTATGCCGACCTGAGCCAGGGCGGTTTCGAGACCACCACCGACGCCCTGGACATGGCCATCGGCGGCAACGGTTATTACATCGTCAAGGAAAAGACCTCCACCGGTGAAAACGGGCAGGCCTTAAGCAGCGGGAATCTGACGTCCTATTATACCAGGGCCGGGAACTTCCGCTTCGACAACGACGGATATCTTGTCGATACCAACGGCTATGTGGTCCAGGGCTGGGAAGTGGATAGCGCCAAGGTGCGCAGCAACGAGGCCTTGGGCATCACCACCACCCAGGTGCCCATCAAGGGATCCATCAAGGACATCAAGCTCGACCAGTTCCAGATTCCGGCCCAGGCCACCCAGAACATGACCGTCACCACCCAGCTCGACTCGGCCGAGACGGATCATGCCACCAGCACCACGGACCCCTTCTTCGCCATGGCCACCCAGTGGGACGGGCAGAATGTGCTTGACGACGAAGATGCCCTGGCCGATACGGCCTTCGCCTATCAGACCACCATGAAGGTCTACGACCAAAACGGCACGTCCCACAACATCACCATCTATTACGACAAGGTCACGGTCAGCAATTCCGGCGGCAAGTCCTACTGGGAATACATCGTCACCTGCGATCCCCTGGAAGACGGCCGGACCCTGCCCGACAGCAACGGGGGGCTCGCGGTCAGCACCACCGCCACGGCCGGACTGCTCATGATGGGCACCCTGACCTTTGATGCCTCGGGCAACCTGGAAAACACCAGCGCCTATACCCTGAGTTCCACGGCCACGGTTTCCGGCGGAGGGGTCAACCTCACGGAATGGGAACCCGCCGAGATCAGTACGAGCGGTTATCCGGTGTTCACGGCCAACTTCAGGTCCGTGTCCAACGGCAGCGCCACCGATTCAGCCAACGCCATCAACATCGCCCTGAACATGGGCATCCGCAATACAGGCGGATTCGTGGGCGGAGCCACCACCGCCGCCGGCGTCGGGACTTCGCAGACCAACCTGACGGGTTTTAATTCCGCCACCACGAAGTTCAACTCCAACATCACCACCAGTAACAGCACGTCCTCGACCACCCTGTTCAACTCCCAGGACGGCTATACCGCAGGCATGCTCACCGGGGTGTCCGTGGACCAGGACGGCGTGCTCACCGGGACGTTCTCCAACGGACAGACCATGGAGCTCTACGCCATCGCCCTGGCGGATTTCAGTAACTCCTACGGCCTGAGCCGGGCCGGAAGCAACCTGTTCACCGAGACCATCGACTCGGGGCAGCCCACCACCGGCCGGGCCAATACCGGCCGCCTGGGCACGATCTCCGGCAACACCCTGGAGACCTCGAACGTGGACCTGGCTTCGGAAATGGTGGACATGATCCTCACCCAGCGCGGCTTCCAGGCCAACAGCAAGACCATCACCACAGTGGACACCATGTTGGCGGAAGTCATCCAGCTCAAGCGGTAA